A window of the Gossypium hirsutum isolate 1008001.06 chromosome A05, Gossypium_hirsutum_v2.1, whole genome shotgun sequence genome harbors these coding sequences:
- the LOC107924717 gene encoding filament-like plant protein isoform X1: MEKRKWLWKRRSSERSPGETDTSGSLSSHSERYSDDQQDVSKLSPQLNNNTQSPEVSSKASTSSEDVTDGVKILTQKLSAALVNISAKEDLVKQHSKVAEEAIAGWENAENEVVVLKQKLEASIQQNLALEDRVSHLDGALKECVRQLRQAREEQEEKISEAIAKAAQDWETTKFELKSRLLDLQAKSEAINSKLPPQVGPEVWRKIEDLEKKNADLKLELSSQLEEKEIRTIERDLSTQAAETASKQHLESIKKVAKLEAECRRLKAIAGKSPNISSIYVELLTDSQSDSGERVNLVEIDTHRMICSEANKGELSCSDSWASALIAELDQFKNEKTVNRSLPGSSIEIDIMDDFLEMERLAALPETKSKNQCLESKATAKVSNNDGDSLLLKAELEAMIHRTTELEKKLEKIEVEKAELETALTKTQESLNESELQLRDTGLKLEELQRELSMANEAKQNLESQLRNMEADVETMSSKIESLEKEIEKESTLSAEVSVNANESKKMLESQLISIEVEARTMSAKIDSLETEVEKERALSAQITVKCQELEEELSRKKQETELQQTVNSNVEVKIKQEDLTAAAGKLAECQRTIASLGQQLKSLATLEDFLIDSASIPEFPKGRSLIPKAGGEPWNLHSNETFSPKRDPESPRTSFDKNNGNTPPSSSSSSSIMTSNHASSEKNRNGFAKFFTRSKNGIQLEI, encoded by the exons ATGGAAAAAAGGAAATGGCTGTGGAAGAGGAGGTCTTCTGAGAGGAGTCCCGGCGAAACCGACACTTCCGGATCGTTATCGTCACATTCCGAGAGATACTCTGATGATCAG CAGGATGTTTCCAAATTGTCGCCACAGCTGAATAATAACACACAATCACCTGAAGTGTCGTCAAAGGCTTCAACCAGTTCCGAAGATGTTACGGATGGCGTTAAGATCTTGACACAGAAGTTATCAGCTGCACTAGTTAATATTAGTGCCAAAGAGGACTTGGTGAAGCAACATTCCAAAGTTGCGGAAGAAGCTATTGCAG GTTGGGAAAATGCTGAAAATGAAGTAGTAGTGTTGAAGCAAAAACTTGAGGCTTCAATACAGCAAAACTTGGCACTAGAAGATCGTGTGAGCCATCTCGATGGAGCTCTCAAGGAATGTGTAAGGCAGCTAAGACAAGCGAGAGAGGAGCAGGAGGAGAAGATTAGTGAAGCCATTGCTAAAGCTGCCCAGGATTGGGAAACTACCAAATTCGAACTCAAAAGCAGGTTGCTTGATCTCCAAGCTAAATCTGAAGCTATTAATTCCAAGCTTCCTCCTCAGGTTGGTCCTGAGGTTTGGCGAAAGATAGAAGATTTAGAGAAGAAAAATGCGGACCTCAAGCTTGAGCTCTCATCTCAGTTGGAGGAGAAGGAAATCAGAACAATTGAGAGGGACTTGAGCACCCAAGCAGCTGAAACGGCTAGCAAACAACACTTGGAGAGTATAAAGAAGGTAGCAAAGCTTGAGGCCGAGTGCcgaagactcaaagcaatagctGGTAAATCTCCGAATATCTCCTCGATTTATGTCGAACTCCTTACTGATAGTCAATCAGACAGTGGAGAACGGGTTAATCTTGTGGAGATCGATACTCACAGGATGATTTGCTCGGAAGCAAACAAAGGAGAACTCAGTTGTTCTGATTCATGGGCATCAGCCTTGATTGCAGAACTTGATCAATTCAAAAACGAAAAGACTGTCAACCGAAGCCTCCCAGGTTCTTCCATTGAGATTGATATCATGGACGATTTTCTTGAGATGGAAAGGCTTGCTGCTTTGCCTGAAACCAAGAGTAAAAACCAATGTCTTGAATCAAAAGCTACTGCCAAAGTATCTAATAACGATGGTGATAGCTTGTTGTTGAAGGCTGAGCTTGAAGCCATGATTCATCGAACAACGGAACTTGAAAAGAAGTTGGAGAAGATAGAAGTTGAGAAGGCTGAACTAGAAACTGCTCTTACTAAAACTCAAGAAAGTCTTAATGAATCTGAACTGCAGTTGAGGGACACGGGACTAAAATTGGAGGAGTTGCAAAGGGAGCTCAGCATGGCAAATGAAGCAAAGCAAAATCTTGAGTCTCAACTCAGGAACATGGAAGCAGATGTAGAGACAATGTCATCAAAGATTGAATCattagaaaaagaaatcgaaaaggAAAGCACCTTATCTGCTGAGGTTTCAGTTAATGCAAATGAATCAAAGAAAATGTTGGAGTCTCAACTCATTAGCATCGAAGTAGAAGCTCGAACTATGTCTGCAAAGATCGATTCATTAGAAACAGAAGTCGAAAAGGAAAGGGCACTTTCAGCACAAATAACAGTCAAGTGTCAAGAACTGGAAGAAGAGCTGTCGAGGAAGAAACAGGAAACTGAGCTCCAGCAAACTGTTAACTCGAACGTCGAAGTGAAGATAAAACAG GAGGATTTGACTGCTGCTGCTGGAAAACTTGCCGAGTGTCAAAGGACAATAGCATCTTTAGGACAACAACTGAAATCTCTTGCAACACTTGAAGACTTTTTAATCGACAGTGCGAGCATACCTGAGTTCCCTAAAGGACGGTCATTGATTCCTAAAGCTGGTGGAGAGCCTTGGAATTTACATTCCAATGAAACATTTTCACCCAAAAGAGATCCAGAGTCTCCAAGAACTAGTTTTGATAAGAACAATGGAAACACACCCCCAtcttcatcctcctcttcatctaTCATGACATCGAATCATGCCAGTTCCGAGAAGAACAGAAATGGGTTTGCAAAATTTTTCACTCGGAGTAAGAACGGGATACAACTAGAAATTTAA
- the LOC107924717 gene encoding filament-like plant protein isoform X2, producing the protein MEKRKWLWKRRSSERSPGETDTSGSLSSHSERYSDDQDVSKLSPQLNNNTQSPEVSSKASTSSEDVTDGVKILTQKLSAALVNISAKEDLVKQHSKVAEEAIAGWENAENEVVVLKQKLEASIQQNLALEDRVSHLDGALKECVRQLRQAREEQEEKISEAIAKAAQDWETTKFELKSRLLDLQAKSEAINSKLPPQVGPEVWRKIEDLEKKNADLKLELSSQLEEKEIRTIERDLSTQAAETASKQHLESIKKVAKLEAECRRLKAIAGKSPNISSIYVELLTDSQSDSGERVNLVEIDTHRMICSEANKGELSCSDSWASALIAELDQFKNEKTVNRSLPGSSIEIDIMDDFLEMERLAALPETKSKNQCLESKATAKVSNNDGDSLLLKAELEAMIHRTTELEKKLEKIEVEKAELETALTKTQESLNESELQLRDTGLKLEELQRELSMANEAKQNLESQLRNMEADVETMSSKIESLEKEIEKESTLSAEVSVNANESKKMLESQLISIEVEARTMSAKIDSLETEVEKERALSAQITVKCQELEEELSRKKQETELQQTVNSNVEVKIKQEDLTAAAGKLAECQRTIASLGQQLKSLATLEDFLIDSASIPEFPKGRSLIPKAGGEPWNLHSNETFSPKRDPESPRTSFDKNNGNTPPSSSSSSSIMTSNHASSEKNRNGFAKFFTRSKNGIQLEI; encoded by the exons ATGGAAAAAAGGAAATGGCTGTGGAAGAGGAGGTCTTCTGAGAGGAGTCCCGGCGAAACCGACACTTCCGGATCGTTATCGTCACATTCCGAGAGATACTCTGATGATCAG GATGTTTCCAAATTGTCGCCACAGCTGAATAATAACACACAATCACCTGAAGTGTCGTCAAAGGCTTCAACCAGTTCCGAAGATGTTACGGATGGCGTTAAGATCTTGACACAGAAGTTATCAGCTGCACTAGTTAATATTAGTGCCAAAGAGGACTTGGTGAAGCAACATTCCAAAGTTGCGGAAGAAGCTATTGCAG GTTGGGAAAATGCTGAAAATGAAGTAGTAGTGTTGAAGCAAAAACTTGAGGCTTCAATACAGCAAAACTTGGCACTAGAAGATCGTGTGAGCCATCTCGATGGAGCTCTCAAGGAATGTGTAAGGCAGCTAAGACAAGCGAGAGAGGAGCAGGAGGAGAAGATTAGTGAAGCCATTGCTAAAGCTGCCCAGGATTGGGAAACTACCAAATTCGAACTCAAAAGCAGGTTGCTTGATCTCCAAGCTAAATCTGAAGCTATTAATTCCAAGCTTCCTCCTCAGGTTGGTCCTGAGGTTTGGCGAAAGATAGAAGATTTAGAGAAGAAAAATGCGGACCTCAAGCTTGAGCTCTCATCTCAGTTGGAGGAGAAGGAAATCAGAACAATTGAGAGGGACTTGAGCACCCAAGCAGCTGAAACGGCTAGCAAACAACACTTGGAGAGTATAAAGAAGGTAGCAAAGCTTGAGGCCGAGTGCcgaagactcaaagcaatagctGGTAAATCTCCGAATATCTCCTCGATTTATGTCGAACTCCTTACTGATAGTCAATCAGACAGTGGAGAACGGGTTAATCTTGTGGAGATCGATACTCACAGGATGATTTGCTCGGAAGCAAACAAAGGAGAACTCAGTTGTTCTGATTCATGGGCATCAGCCTTGATTGCAGAACTTGATCAATTCAAAAACGAAAAGACTGTCAACCGAAGCCTCCCAGGTTCTTCCATTGAGATTGATATCATGGACGATTTTCTTGAGATGGAAAGGCTTGCTGCTTTGCCTGAAACCAAGAGTAAAAACCAATGTCTTGAATCAAAAGCTACTGCCAAAGTATCTAATAACGATGGTGATAGCTTGTTGTTGAAGGCTGAGCTTGAAGCCATGATTCATCGAACAACGGAACTTGAAAAGAAGTTGGAGAAGATAGAAGTTGAGAAGGCTGAACTAGAAACTGCTCTTACTAAAACTCAAGAAAGTCTTAATGAATCTGAACTGCAGTTGAGGGACACGGGACTAAAATTGGAGGAGTTGCAAAGGGAGCTCAGCATGGCAAATGAAGCAAAGCAAAATCTTGAGTCTCAACTCAGGAACATGGAAGCAGATGTAGAGACAATGTCATCAAAGATTGAATCattagaaaaagaaatcgaaaaggAAAGCACCTTATCTGCTGAGGTTTCAGTTAATGCAAATGAATCAAAGAAAATGTTGGAGTCTCAACTCATTAGCATCGAAGTAGAAGCTCGAACTATGTCTGCAAAGATCGATTCATTAGAAACAGAAGTCGAAAAGGAAAGGGCACTTTCAGCACAAATAACAGTCAAGTGTCAAGAACTGGAAGAAGAGCTGTCGAGGAAGAAACAGGAAACTGAGCTCCAGCAAACTGTTAACTCGAACGTCGAAGTGAAGATAAAACAG GAGGATTTGACTGCTGCTGCTGGAAAACTTGCCGAGTGTCAAAGGACAATAGCATCTTTAGGACAACAACTGAAATCTCTTGCAACACTTGAAGACTTTTTAATCGACAGTGCGAGCATACCTGAGTTCCCTAAAGGACGGTCATTGATTCCTAAAGCTGGTGGAGAGCCTTGGAATTTACATTCCAATGAAACATTTTCACCCAAAAGAGATCCAGAGTCTCCAAGAACTAGTTTTGATAAGAACAATGGAAACACACCCCCAtcttcatcctcctcttcatctaTCATGACATCGAATCATGCCAGTTCCGAGAAGAACAGAAATGGGTTTGCAAAATTTTTCACTCGGAGTAAGAACGGGATACAACTAGAAATTTAA